One window of Desulfovibrio sp. genomic DNA carries:
- a CDS encoding site-specific integrase: MKKPKIKTQYPGVRYYEHSTRKQRNGQPDRYFSIRYKKDGRTIEEGMGWATEQWNAEKAHKVLSGIKENKKVGKGPQSLAEMRKQAADERAVAAKEASEEYAANMSFQDFFERYYMAEARRTKRSWLTDEQRFNKIIKPAIGAKPLSAITREDIQAIVDGLMDSGAAPSTIKQYRSIISYTFTQASLMKLEGTTIFTGQSPVRGVKIPPIKNSRERFLTAKEAKALVSTAKKLPNQDLHDCIVLSLNTGLRLGELQRLEWPDVDLVHAMLTVRDEAHRKPGGKVPLNDAALKIFKERRKSEKQESSMGLVFPPVIGSEMRTNLSHAFRALADSIGLNDGIKQDDRARRIVFHSLRHTFASWLACNGEDIYRIQRLMRHRTITMTMRYAHLIPDATRSAVHNLKPPKAL, encoded by the coding sequence ATGAAAAAGCCCAAAATCAAGACACAGTACCCCGGCGTTCGCTACTACGAACACTCTACTCGCAAGCAGCGCAACGGACAACCTGACCGCTATTTTTCCATTCGTTATAAAAAAGATGGGCGCACCATTGAGGAGGGCATGGGCTGGGCCACTGAACAATGGAATGCAGAAAAAGCGCATAAGGTATTGTCTGGCATCAAGGAGAACAAGAAAGTGGGCAAGGGGCCTCAAAGCCTTGCCGAAATGCGAAAACAGGCCGCTGACGAACGTGCCGTCGCTGCAAAAGAGGCGTCTGAGGAATATGCCGCCAACATGTCCTTTCAAGATTTCTTTGAAAGGTACTACATGGCTGAGGCCAGGCGAACAAAAAGGAGCTGGCTCACGGACGAACAGCGCTTCAATAAAATCATCAAGCCTGCCATTGGCGCAAAACCCCTGTCTGCCATCACGCGGGAAGACATTCAGGCTATTGTTGACGGCCTGATGGACTCCGGTGCTGCCCCGTCCACCATAAAGCAGTATCGTAGCATCATCAGTTACACCTTCACTCAGGCCAGCCTCATGAAGCTGGAAGGAACAACAATCTTCACCGGGCAAAGCCCTGTCCGTGGCGTCAAGATTCCTCCTATCAAAAATTCTCGTGAGCGTTTTTTGACTGCCAAGGAGGCAAAAGCTTTGGTGAGCACTGCCAAGAAGTTGCCAAACCAGGACTTGCACGACTGCATTGTCCTCTCGCTGAACACTGGCCTGCGCCTTGGTGAGCTTCAACGCCTTGAATGGCCGGATGTGGACTTGGTTCATGCCATGCTCACCGTGCGTGATGAAGCGCACCGCAAGCCGGGAGGCAAAGTGCCCTTGAACGATGCTGCACTGAAAATTTTTAAGGAGCGCCGCAAAAGCGAAAAGCAAGAATCGTCTATGGGCCTGGTCTTTCCGCCGGTCATAGGCAGTGAAATGCGCACAAACCTGTCCCATGCGTTCAGGGCACTTGCAGACTCCATTGGTCTTAATGACGGCATCAAGCAGGATGATAGGGCCAGGCGAATCGTATTTCACAGCCTTCGGCATACCTTTGCTAGCTGGCTGGCGTGTAATGGCGAAGACATATACCGTATCCAACGTCTGATGCGGCATAGAACCATTACTATGACCATGCGCTATGCGCATTTGATACCCGATGCCACCCGATCCGCAGTCCATAACTTGAAGCCCCCTAAAGCTCTTTGA
- the brxL gene encoding BREX system Lon protease-like protein BrxL yields MEMDHIDNIAASQLDGYLVRKDLVRIFSRQFPVPTYVVEFLLGRYCASTSQDEINEGLEIVQRQLQSRTVKAGEEELFKAKARENGEVKLIDLITARLDAKTDSYVATLPSLRLSDVRISPELVNTHERMLTGGFYAEISLSYDAAIAQESKGRPFGIESLREIQLSKRDVLDALAEARKAFSTAEWKCFLLRSIGIEPEHLSERQCNALLLRMVPFVERNYNLVELGPRGTGKSHLFQQVSPYAHLISGGKATVARMFVNNASGQRGLVCQYDVVCFDEVSGVSFDQKDGVNIMKGYMESGEFSRGKESIRADGSIVLVGNFDVDVEHQQRIGHLFGPMPPEMRDDTAFMDRIHAFLPGWDVPKINKELLTDHFGLVSDFLSECWSQLRNQSRISVLQGKVFFGGALSGRDTNAVNKTVSGLIKLLSPGNDEISEEDMEWAVRVALESRRRVKEQQKRIGSVEFRNTHFSYVLGTEGIEKFVSTPELHVENSIGTDPLEPGQVWTMSPGGNGEHPGLYRVEVNEGPGSGVKILNKPVPPAFKESMGYAEQNLYTRAMQLVGDKDPRQHEFTTQLRAFDASKSGAKIGVASLIALCTALLKKSVRAGLIVVGEINLGGSIETIHNAVSIVEIAIEKGASVILMPVSSRKQLFDLSDDMATKIDVQFYSDARDSIIKAIAD; encoded by the coding sequence ATGGAAATGGATCATATTGATAACATCGCGGCATCACAACTGGACGGGTATCTTGTACGCAAAGACCTTGTGCGAATATTTAGCCGTCAATTTCCCGTGCCAACCTATGTTGTGGAGTTTTTGCTCGGTCGATACTGTGCCAGCACAAGTCAGGATGAAATCAATGAAGGCTTGGAGATAGTTCAAAGGCAACTTCAATCACGCACGGTGAAGGCAGGCGAGGAAGAACTGTTTAAAGCCAAGGCCAGAGAAAATGGTGAGGTAAAGCTCATCGACCTTATCACTGCAAGGCTTGACGCCAAAACGGACTCTTATGTGGCCACGCTCCCCAGTTTGCGCTTGTCTGATGTGCGTATCAGCCCCGAATTGGTCAATACCCATGAACGGATGCTGACTGGCGGGTTTTATGCAGAAATCAGCCTGAGCTATGATGCGGCTATAGCGCAAGAAAGCAAGGGCAGACCTTTTGGCATAGAGTCACTGCGGGAAATCCAGCTTTCAAAACGAGATGTTCTTGATGCCTTGGCCGAAGCACGAAAGGCTTTTTCCACTGCGGAATGGAAATGTTTTCTGCTTCGCTCCATTGGCATTGAGCCAGAGCACCTCTCTGAAAGACAATGCAATGCCTTGCTTCTGCGTATGGTTCCTTTTGTGGAGCGCAACTACAACCTAGTTGAGCTTGGCCCAAGAGGCACAGGCAAGAGCCACTTGTTTCAACAAGTCTCACCCTATGCGCACTTAATTTCCGGTGGCAAAGCCACTGTGGCCAGGATGTTTGTCAATAACGCATCGGGCCAAAGAGGTTTGGTGTGTCAGTACGATGTGGTGTGCTTTGATGAAGTTTCCGGGGTTTCGTTTGACCAGAAAGATGGCGTGAACATCATGAAGGGCTACATGGAGTCTGGGGAGTTTAGCCGAGGCAAAGAAAGCATCCGAGCCGATGGCAGCATTGTCTTGGTGGGTAACTTCGACGTGGATGTGGAGCATCAGCAGCGTATCGGGCATTTATTTGGGCCTATGCCCCCAGAAATGCGCGATGATACGGCCTTTATGGATCGTATTCATGCTTTTTTGCCGGGTTGGGATGTACCCAAGATAAATAAAGAGCTTTTAACCGACCACTTTGGGCTTGTAAGCGACTTTTTGTCAGAGTGCTGGAGCCAGCTTCGTAATCAAAGCCGAATCAGCGTACTACAGGGCAAGGTATTTTTTGGAGGAGCTCTTTCTGGCCGCGATACAAATGCGGTCAACAAAACTGTAAGTGGTCTTATAAAACTGCTCAGTCCTGGAAATGATGAAATTTCTGAAGAGGATATGGAATGGGCCGTGCGGGTTGCGCTGGAATCAAGAAGAAGAGTAAAGGAACAACAAAAACGCATTGGCTCAGTCGAGTTTCGGAACACGCATTTCAGTTATGTATTGGGTACAGAAGGTATAGAAAAATTTGTTTCTACTCCAGAACTTCACGTTGAGAATAGCATTGGCACAGATCCACTTGAACCAGGACAGGTATGGACTATGTCTCCAGGTGGAAATGGCGAGCACCCAGGGCTTTATCGTGTAGAAGTCAATGAAGGGCCTGGGTCTGGGGTTAAAATCCTCAATAAACCTGTGCCGCCTGCTTTTAAAGAAAGCATGGGGTATGCTGAACAAAATTTGTACACTAGAGCTATGCAATTAGTTGGCGACAAAGACCCCAGACAACATGAATTTACAACACAGCTCAGGGCCTTTGATGCTTCAAAATCTGGTGCAAAGATTGGCGTGGCATCGCTTATTGCGTTATGCACCGCTTTGCTTAAGAAAAGTGTTCGTGCTGGCCTTATTGTCGTTGGTGAGATTAACCTTGGCGGATCAATCGAGACTATACATAATGCTGTTTCCATTGTCGAAATTGCAATTGAAAAAGGTGCATCAGTGATATTGATGCCAGTATCATCACGTAAGCAACTTTTTGATCTGTCAGATGATATGGCCACAAAAATCGACGTCCAGTTTTATTCAGACGCCAGGGACTCTATTATCAAGGCCATAGCTGATTGA
- a CDS encoding DUF262 domain-containing protein has product MIKSVNNYPVSQLFDIEAGVVYAIPRYQREYTWGKNQWENLFDDVLENDPSYFLGSIICINQSTDVLSIQKLELVDGQQRLTTLSLLFAAVYHALKSHETDLDDEQRVELINLKRKLVLKKGDDQIRLIPQIQNNNNQDYRAVLADIGVISECDVPAYAGNRKIFRAYRYFQDRIDEMANGRSNRLGTIMEFLDKVSHACLVKIEVASHADAYTLFESLNNRGMPLTAIDLIKNKLLARLESIEPGKVDHYFGHWSRLLGYLGDDYAIQERFFRQYYNAFKDQLKAIHQVPVATRSNLIHIYEKFINHDAKDCLQKISAAGRLYSLILSRNQDDAPNSLEKPLKDLERIQGAPSYLLMLYLLVRKDELELANAHLKSIVELLVRFFVRRNLTDTPPTRDLTRLFMTVIDKISGLRADAIPQSIEQQLVAVSATDEIFQRKLEGPIYEENSGVTRFILCALAEQSMTKESWVDLWRFENKQFVWTIEHIFPQGENIPQSWITMIADGDEVKAKEIQQTHVHKLGNLTISGFNSALGNKSFEDKRDRVDRLGRAVGYKNGLKLNKDLAAATGWSVGQITARTKKFVQQTTQLFKLQGGEA; this is encoded by the coding sequence ATGATTAAATCCGTAAATAACTATCCAGTCTCACAGCTCTTCGATATTGAAGCGGGCGTGGTCTACGCCATCCCACGCTACCAGCGTGAATACACCTGGGGTAAAAATCAGTGGGAAAACCTGTTCGACGATGTACTTGAGAACGATCCGAGCTATTTCCTTGGCTCGATTATCTGCATCAACCAATCGACCGATGTGCTCTCAATCCAGAAACTTGAGCTGGTTGACGGACAACAGCGCTTGACGACGCTTTCATTGCTCTTTGCTGCTGTTTATCATGCCCTAAAAAGCCATGAAACCGACTTGGATGATGAACAGCGGGTTGAGCTAATTAATTTGAAGCGCAAGTTGGTTCTTAAAAAAGGGGACGATCAGATTCGTCTGATTCCGCAGATTCAAAACAATAACAACCAAGATTATCGCGCTGTTCTCGCCGATATCGGGGTCATCAGTGAATGTGATGTCCCCGCCTACGCTGGCAACCGTAAGATCTTTCGGGCCTATCGGTATTTCCAGGATCGCATAGATGAAATGGCCAACGGCCGTAGCAACCGACTGGGAACCATTATGGAATTCTTGGATAAGGTCAGTCATGCGTGCCTGGTCAAGATTGAGGTGGCGAGTCACGCTGATGCTTACACCCTGTTCGAGTCGTTAAACAATCGAGGCATGCCGCTTACAGCCATCGACCTCATCAAGAACAAACTACTTGCTCGTCTGGAATCCATCGAGCCAGGCAAGGTAGATCACTATTTCGGGCACTGGAGTCGTCTCTTGGGCTACCTCGGTGACGACTACGCCATCCAGGAACGCTTCTTCCGCCAGTATTACAACGCCTTCAAGGATCAACTCAAAGCAATCCACCAGGTCCCGGTCGCCACTCGATCCAACCTGATTCATATCTATGAAAAGTTCATCAACCATGACGCGAAGGATTGTCTGCAGAAGATCAGTGCCGCTGGGCGTCTCTATTCGCTGATACTTTCTCGCAACCAGGATGACGCCCCCAATAGTCTCGAGAAGCCGCTCAAGGATTTGGAGCGGATTCAGGGTGCCCCGTCGTATTTGCTGATGTTATATTTGCTTGTGCGAAAGGATGAGCTTGAGCTTGCTAATGCCCACCTGAAATCCATAGTTGAACTACTTGTCCGCTTTTTTGTTCGTCGTAATTTGACCGATACACCTCCAACCCGGGATCTGACTCGGCTGTTCATGACTGTGATCGACAAGATCAGTGGGCTGCGTGCTGATGCGATTCCCCAATCCATTGAGCAGCAACTGGTGGCCGTCTCTGCAACGGATGAGATATTCCAGCGCAAGCTGGAAGGGCCGATTTATGAAGAAAATTCAGGAGTAACCCGGTTCATTCTTTGCGCACTCGCCGAGCAATCTATGACCAAAGAGAGCTGGGTTGATCTGTGGCGTTTTGAAAATAAGCAATTCGTGTGGACCATCGAGCATATTTTTCCGCAAGGAGAAAACATCCCTCAGTCTTGGATAACCATGATTGCCGATGGCGATGAGGTAAAAGCAAAGGAAATTCAACAAACGCATGTTCACAAATTGGGCAACCTGACAATTTCCGGATTTAACAGTGCGCTTGGCAACAAGAGCTTTGAGGACAAGCGAGACCGTGTAGACCGGCTAGGTCGTGCTGTTGGCTATAAAAACGGACTCAAGCTTAATAAGGACTTGGCTGCTGCTACAGGCTGGAGCGTTGGTCAAATCACTGCGCGAACAAAAAAGTTCGTTCAGCAAACAACTCAACTCTTCAAGCTACAAGGGGGTGAAGCATGA
- a CDS encoding PAS domain S-box protein: MFWIKPIRRAWLRYALAVLLVLVAAAIRMWFMGGLGERAPFVTFLAAVILAALFGGFPAGLVATLLSACFAAMIQSSGQPVFALTPDELRYLSLAVFTFVGISISWAFKESQRTRIRASEADALSVLATEMEEANNALRKNRAILSSTIESLPFDFLALGRDGRYFLMNSNAKRNWGDVTGKRPDELTVSAEILATWQECYTRALTGEIVHKETAFHRFGEDITTECVVAPIWEGRHIIGALGLNIDITERKRIEKTLKENEERWRMYVETASEGVFTMDAETRITYANRRLAQMLGGKPEDIIGTYVADYIFPEDLPDVQKRVQTRRAGFPERYERRLKRKDGSEIWTLLSAIPLQGKDGSFQGSFAMFIDITDRKLAEETLRKSEAELRRLNEEAQAASRAKSEFLANMSHEIRTPLSAILGLTELSQRVKDPAKVSANLGMIAESAKTLLDIVGDVLDLSRVEAGKLSLVVKPFDLRQALEKSLAPYRLVFKDKNLSLSLNIPEAVPTELMGDPVRLGQVLANLIGNAVKFTQQGAVTVSVDVSGRPSQELVELHFRVSDTGIGIAPELCEVIFESFRQADSSFSKSYQGVGLGLAICRELTALMGGRIWVESTPGSGSTFHFTGVFPLAEAPVSVEETSSLDTVSVGTLRVLVVEDNPVNRRVFTHYLSSMGHVVTTASDGQEALSELGSAEYDIVFLDVQMPKLDGIEVVRRLRAGECGQRAATLPVVALTAYAMASDRERFLQAGMTGYLSKPVSMEALQTAISKYATSSG; encoded by the coding sequence ATGTTCTGGATTAAGCCCATTCGTCGCGCCTGGTTGCGCTACGCCTTGGCAGTACTGCTCGTTCTCGTCGCGGCAGCCATCCGGATGTGGTTCATGGGGGGCCTTGGCGAGCGCGCTCCTTTCGTCACATTCCTTGCCGCCGTCATACTGGCGGCCTTGTTCGGTGGATTCCCCGCCGGACTGGTTGCAACTCTCCTTTCCGCTTGTTTCGCGGCCATGATACAATCTTCGGGCCAGCCAGTATTTGCGCTGACGCCGGACGAGTTGCGATATTTGTCGCTCGCTGTCTTCACTTTCGTGGGAATCTCAATCTCATGGGCATTCAAGGAGTCCCAACGCACCCGGATTCGCGCCAGCGAGGCGGATGCCCTGAGCGTTCTCGCCACAGAGATGGAAGAAGCCAACAACGCCTTAAGGAAAAACCGGGCCATTCTTTCCAGTACGATAGAAAGCCTCCCTTTCGACTTCTTGGCCCTTGGCCGCGATGGCCGTTATTTCCTGATGAATTCCAACGCCAAGCGCAACTGGGGTGATGTCACAGGCAAGCGCCCGGATGAACTCACTGTTTCCGCGGAAATCCTCGCGACCTGGCAAGAATGCTACACGCGCGCCCTAACGGGCGAGATCGTTCACAAAGAGACCGCTTTCCACCGTTTTGGGGAGGACATCACCACCGAGTGCGTGGTCGCGCCCATCTGGGAGGGGCGCCATATCATTGGCGCGCTTGGACTGAACATAGACATTACCGAACGAAAAAGAATCGAGAAGACTCTCAAGGAAAACGAAGAACGGTGGCGAATGTACGTTGAAACGGCCTCCGAAGGTGTTTTCACCATGGATGCCGAAACGCGGATCACCTATGCGAACCGGCGCCTCGCACAGATGCTTGGCGGCAAGCCCGAAGATATCATCGGCACGTACGTGGCTGATTACATATTCCCCGAAGACCTCCCGGATGTGCAAAAGAGAGTGCAAACCCGACGCGCTGGATTTCCTGAACGCTACGAACGTCGCCTGAAACGAAAGGATGGCAGTGAAATCTGGACGCTCCTGTCCGCCATCCCGCTCCAGGGAAAGGATGGCTCGTTCCAAGGTTCGTTCGCAATGTTCATCGACATCACCGACCGGAAGCTGGCCGAAGAGACCTTGAGGAAAAGCGAAGCCGAGTTGCGCCGCTTAAACGAGGAAGCGCAGGCCGCCAGCCGCGCAAAAAGCGAGTTCCTGGCCAACATGAGCCATGAGATACGCACCCCCCTGAGCGCGATTCTCGGGCTGACCGAACTCAGCCAACGTGTAAAGGACCCTGCAAAAGTCTCGGCAAACCTGGGAATGATCGCCGAGTCGGCAAAAACCCTGTTGGATATAGTTGGCGACGTTCTGGATCTCTCCCGAGTGGAAGCTGGAAAGCTTTCGCTTGTTGTCAAACCCTTTGATCTTCGCCAGGCACTTGAAAAATCGCTTGCCCCTTACCGGCTCGTTTTCAAGGACAAAAACCTGTCCTTGAGTCTCAACATCCCCGAGGCCGTGCCCACCGAACTCATGGGAGACCCCGTTCGCCTTGGCCAGGTGCTCGCGAACCTCATCGGCAATGCCGTGAAGTTCACCCAGCAGGGGGCAGTCACCGTGTCTGTGGACGTCTCGGGCAGGCCCTCCCAGGAGCTTGTGGAGCTCCACTTCCGGGTCTCCGATACCGGCATCGGCATCGCGCCGGAACTGTGCGAAGTCATATTTGAGAGCTTCCGCCAGGCCGACTCCTCTTTTTCGAAATCCTACCAGGGCGTTGGGCTGGGGCTGGCAATCTGCCGCGAACTTACAGCGCTTATGGGCGGCAGAATCTGGGTGGAGAGCACCCCGGGCAGCGGAAGCACCTTCCATTTCACCGGGGTTTTCCCTTTGGCCGAGGCCCCTGTTTCCGTTGAAGAAACTTCCTCATTGGATACGGTCTCCGTCGGCACTTTGCGTGTTCTGGTGGTGGAGGACAATCCCGTGAACCGCCGGGTGTTCACTCACTACCTGTCCTCAATGGGACATGTTGTCACTACCGCTTCCGATGGCCAGGAGGCCCTTTCAGAGCTCGGCTCCGCCGAATACGACATCGTGTTTTTGGACGTCCAAATGCCCAAGCTCGACGGAATAGAAGTGGTGCGCCGGCTCAGGGCTGGCGAATGCGGGCAGCGTGCGGCGACTTTGCCGGTGGTGGCCCTGACCGCCTATGCCATGGCCAGCGACCGGGAACGGTTTCTTCAGGCCGGCATGACGGGATATCTTTCCAAGCCAGTGAGCATGGAGGCTCTACAGACGGCCATATCCAAATACGCCACATCGTCCGGCTAG
- the pglZ gene encoding BREX-1 system phosphatase PglZ type B translates to MRVLVHLLKTVRAAATFNPEVQVAPVCILWPDRERQWESVLPVLQASLPELMVLGDYAPEQRTGPAIWLRCALAGHIDATLLPEGKTPILYLPGVSRQDLRAVESCPDHLKPLAELQYRGVIWSQINAKDWTILAYLKSDQGGLGLDVAQDNDAKQAMQLVLSRLLEEDVKLLKGKRLDKDYFNTLLTGGDPVRDVLQWLDQGDVFRAKRSDHEWKAFNEVCKSGLAFIPQNEGILAGCVKLANHQGPWLAVWERFCEAPQRYPGIPQNIRKCSPPSDTIFWHSGTDTFDGWPQWNDEQEKALRHECLAFAHLPAHEARAKIGELEKRHGRRRTLVWAELGEAPLAKALEHLADVADKMSISLAAGTVHDLITGYMQVGWRVDDGVLRALAQVRNAADMEAVTAVVRSIYLPWAEASARHLQKVVDGSSYPGGTHKTAKAPKPKAGDCIVFVDGLRFDAAKRLAKVLLKHGLHVAEEPLWAALPSVTATGKAAVSPVGASICGANDNSDFEPSVAGTGQSLKGGHHLKKLLCDAGWAVLEHSMSGNGQGKAWCEYGDIDHEGHNRGSKLARHLDDLIGEIKNRVVELFAAGWTQVHVVTDHGWLLMPGGLPKIDLPGFLTENKWGRCASLKPGAACEERLYPWYWNPEQQFALADGVSCFKKGEEYTHGGLSLQECLTLQLVVTSPSSVPTAAIRITDVVWKGMRCTVVVDGNVSTVLFDIRLQAGNEASSIVLGIKPLRDDGTASVVVEDEDMAGRQAFIVLLDENGALAAQSATVIGGGAV, encoded by the coding sequence ATGAGAGTGCTTGTTCATCTCCTAAAAACGGTTCGCGCTGCTGCCACCTTCAATCCAGAAGTACAGGTCGCCCCTGTGTGCATTCTGTGGCCAGACCGTGAAAGACAGTGGGAATCCGTGCTTCCTGTTCTCCAAGCATCGCTGCCAGAGCTTATGGTTCTTGGCGATTACGCCCCAGAACAGCGCACCGGGCCTGCCATCTGGCTGCGTTGCGCCCTAGCCGGGCATATTGACGCCACACTGCTACCAGAAGGCAAGACACCAATACTTTATTTGCCCGGTGTGAGTCGTCAGGATTTACGTGCCGTGGAAAGCTGCCCTGACCACCTGAAGCCCTTGGCCGAATTGCAATACCGTGGTGTCATTTGGTCACAGATAAATGCCAAAGATTGGACAATCCTGGCCTATTTGAAATCCGATCAAGGCGGACTGGGGCTTGATGTAGCCCAAGATAATGATGCCAAACAGGCGATGCAGTTGGTGCTTTCCAGGCTTCTTGAAGAGGATGTCAAACTACTTAAGGGCAAGCGCCTGGACAAAGATTACTTTAATACCTTGCTTACGGGCGGCGACCCTGTTCGTGATGTGCTGCAATGGCTTGACCAAGGCGATGTGTTCCGGGCAAAGCGCAGTGACCACGAATGGAAGGCTTTTAATGAAGTATGCAAGTCAGGGCTTGCCTTTATCCCTCAAAACGAAGGCATCCTCGCTGGCTGTGTCAAACTGGCAAACCATCAAGGCCCTTGGCTTGCGGTTTGGGAGCGCTTTTGTGAGGCTCCACAGCGTTATCCCGGTATTCCACAGAACATTCGCAAATGCAGTCCCCCCAGTGACACCATTTTCTGGCATTCAGGCACGGACACCTTTGATGGGTGGCCACAATGGAATGATGAGCAGGAAAAAGCATTGCGGCACGAATGTTTAGCCTTTGCTCATTTACCTGCTCATGAAGCCCGTGCAAAAATTGGAGAGCTTGAAAAACGGCATGGCCGCAGGCGCACTTTGGTATGGGCCGAATTGGGTGAAGCTCCACTGGCCAAAGCTTTGGAACATCTGGCTGATGTTGCCGACAAAATGTCCATAAGCCTTGCGGCTGGAACGGTGCATGACCTCATAACCGGCTACATGCAAGTTGGCTGGCGTGTGGATGATGGTGTGCTGCGAGCCTTGGCACAGGTGAGAAATGCAGCAGATATGGAGGCCGTGACTGCGGTTGTCCGTTCAATCTACCTGCCCTGGGCTGAAGCATCTGCTAGGCATCTTCAAAAAGTGGTGGATGGTTCATCCTATCCTGGTGGAACGCATAAAACGGCAAAAGCTCCAAAGCCCAAAGCAGGCGACTGCATAGTTTTCGTTGATGGACTTCGCTTTGATGCAGCAAAAAGATTAGCAAAGGTGCTGCTAAAACATGGGTTGCATGTTGCGGAAGAGCCACTATGGGCGGCACTGCCCAGTGTCACTGCTACGGGAAAGGCTGCTGTCAGCCCAGTAGGTGCAAGTATCTGCGGGGCAAATGATAATTCAGATTTTGAACCAAGTGTCGCTGGGACAGGACAATCTTTGAAGGGCGGGCATCATCTGAAAAAACTGCTTTGCGATGCGGGGTGGGCGGTTCTTGAACACTCCATGAGCGGTAACGGTCAAGGCAAAGCCTGGTGTGAGTATGGGGATATTGACCACGAAGGCCATAATCGCGGCTCCAAGCTGGCAAGACACCTAGATGACCTGATAGGCGAGATAAAAAACCGCGTGGTGGAGCTTTTTGCAGCAGGATGGACGCAGGTGCATGTGGTCACGGATCACGGTTGGCTACTCATGCCTGGCGGCTTGCCCAAAATAGATTTGCCCGGATTTTTGACCGAAAATAAGTGGGGGCGTTGTGCATCGCTAAAGCCTGGGGCCGCCTGCGAAGAAAGGCTATACCCGTGGTACTGGAACCCCGAACAACAGTTTGCGCTTGCGGACGGTGTGAGTTGCTTTAAAAAGGGCGAAGAGTATACGCACGGCGGGCTAAGCCTTCAAGAATGCCTGACACTCCAGTTGGTAGTGACCTCACCTTCATCTGTGCCTACGGCGGCCATACGCATTACTGACGTGGTATGGAAGGGAATGCGTTGCACTGTGGTCGTTGATGGTAATGTTTCAACAGTTTTGTTTGATATACGATTGCAGGCTGGCAATGAAGCTTCAAGCATCGTTCTGGGGATAAAACCTCTCAGGGACGATGGTACAGCCTCTGTGGTTGTTGAGGACGAGGATATGGCAGGACGGCAGGCTTTTATTGTGCTCCTTGATGAAAATGGTGCTTTAGCTGCGCAGTCTGCCACGGTGATTGGAGGAGGTGCCGTATAA